A segment of the Desulfobacterales bacterium genome:
TATATCGCTCTTTTTGGCCCCCAAAAGAGCGATATAGGAACTTTGCGTTTCTCGAAGTTGAAATGATTCTCCTGATTCAATGCGCCTGCGCCCTAACGCCATTCCACCCATCAAGGCTTTTATATTCCCGATAAAGCGCTCGCTGCCAACGGCAATGCTGTCGGTCCATTTATCTTCACGAAAATTGTCGCCATTTTCCAAACGACTCTCAACCCATTTCCGATGAG
Coding sequences within it:
- a CDS encoding transposase, which translates into the protein HRKWVESRLENGDNFREDKWTDSIAVGSERFIGNIKALMGGMALGRRRIESGESFQLRETQSSYIALLGAKKSDIAPDNTYVWD